From the Diprion similis isolate iyDipSimi1 chromosome 1, iyDipSimi1.1, whole genome shotgun sequence genome, the window AGCAGGATACTATCGGTTAATTCGTCAGAAACATTACCTGATGTCTGTCTAAGCAGTTGGACCAGTCAGAAACTTGTAGCAATGCTGGAATAATGACAATCATTGCATCCATGTCTCCAATTATCGAAATATATGTAAGACTGTAAGCCCATAAAGCTGGGCTGGAAGCAGGGCGAGAGCACGTTTGTCCGGAGCACAAAAAACCTCCGCAACCCTCCTGTTCTTTTGGATCAACTTTGCTCTTCTCTTTTCTAGTAAACCTGTCATCAGATTTATAGCCATTGCTCTGTTTGACAAACTCTTGAAATAGAAGTGCTGATATTTTATGTTTCCGCATCAGTAAGATCTGCATAACAGAGGTTTTGCTTTTGTAAAAGTCGTACCGCACTCTGTAGTAACAATATATGGATTCACAGGCTTTAGCATTACCTTCATCAACTGACCCCAATCAGGCTGTGGTTGTGCTCCGAGTATTTTTATCTCAAGCGCTATTGCAGGACCATCGGCTAGTTGCTTTAAATTATCGATATTTTCCGACGAAGGTGGCAGTAGATGTGGACTACTTATGATGAGCCATGGGGCAGGTCCTCGACGTGGCAACAACATGTTCAAGTTTTCTAAACCATCACGGAGAACCTGGATCGGCatgaagtttttaaaattcgttACTTTAAGGAATAGTCGTGCAAtgtgtttttaatttatacctGATATAGTATGTTTAATGGCGTTCCTCTTAGTAACAGAGAAACCAGCAATTCCCCGCACTTAGAGTGTATATCTCTTGAAATAATTGACAATCTATTCACATTGAACCCGACCATTTCATTTGCACTGACAAATGTGGCTGGCGACAAGTTTGCCGTGCAACACAAAACGTTGAAAACATCTGCCCATAATTGTTGGCACCGAGCAAGACTGGGATGACCCTAAATAGCGTAATTAGGTGTTCTTGTGAACTTGAATGGAAGATTGATTCATAATttaatagaattttcattattacgtGAACAAAGCGAACGGTAAGAATAGTCAGGGACTCGTCCAACATTCCTGAAAAAACACGCTGCGCCATTTTTGGAGGGACTGTGTTCCACAGGTCTTCTTTTGTGCCTAAAACAATGGATATACAGAAAGTCATAACAAGGACTCTAGCTTTATGCTGAGTATTATGTGTACCTTGCATATACAGCCACCACATTTGAATCACATAAGAACAGCGctctttttcgaaaaatggttGATTGGATTGCCAGTCGAGGGAATTGGCTTCAGTTAAAATATACAATGAAATCAGTCGACAGTGCAGGTCGAGAAGTCTCTCAGCTAGTGCTTCGGCCATTTCTTGATATGACTTAAACCATTTGTGTATTTTGCTGctataaattaaatcaaatagATCTACTAAGTCAGGACGTTTTCGAATTAATTTactcggaaaaattttcacgctaAGTCTATTTTACCATGCCTGCGCAGAAACcactgtttttacttttttatcgtAATTCCATAAACAGTTTCGTACTAGAGCTGCAGCCCCCAGCGTAGCTGTTAAGACAGTTAAATCAGCATGATCTAAAGCTTCCTGAGTCAAGGTGTGCAAGTGTGCTgcaatgtatagaaaaaatcgttgcATTGTTGTAAATCAGATAGATAAATTATGGTGGAGTCACCTAAAAGTTGTTCCGATGTGTCAACTATCATGGCAACAAACTCGGACGGCTCTGAATGCTTGACTACTTCCGCGCAATCAGCTGCTTCCGTGTATTCTTTAGATGTAAAACTGAGCCCCGATGACTCTTTAAATGTTGTGGTGAATTCTGCTTCCCACCAAGCGACAATCTTAGTTGACGCAAAGGAAGCGTGTCTTGGAAAGTCCAGTTTTCCACCACTTATTCCTACGCATATAGATTCGCTCAACACCATCTGCTTTTCCTGacacacaattttttaatcagtttCTGAAGGGATTTGGTCAGTAATTTGTAATCTTTGAATACATCCAGTCATGTACCTGATAGTATTTCATGTCTCTTTGGAGCAATATTCGAACTCTATCTACTAAATTTCCATCTTCCATAATCTCCATCTGCAATACAATAGTCGAGGTATTGGAATGAGATAATtgtattgtttgaaaatcctAGATTAGTAaataaagtaatttgaaagtgTAGAAATTGTTACTATCAAAATACGTGCAgtggaaaaaagaacaatCAGCTTATAGAATACTTTTTTACTCGATtatcattttgtaaatttacatGGAAACAAATTATGTGTGGACAAGTAATTTAAAAGTATAACGGCAGCCAACGTACGTTTATTGCAATATAAATATCGATTTCAACTATGTGTATACAAATATCATTCTCAACAAAAACTGCTATTCCCGAGAAGTTCAAGAATGAAGATTAGTCAGGAATAGAACTGGGTAAGCCTTTATCAGAATATTGTTCCTTTCCGCTGTAAGAACATCGGTCAAATGATGCCTGGTTTCTTATAATTGCTGGTATTTCCTTGTTTAGGAGATCGTGCAAGGTTTTTCCGTCGTGCTTATACACCCATTTCCCATCGACAAAATCATATCGTTTCGGTCCAGACTTCGGAGAAGATAGCCAAATCTGTTTATTGGGAGTTTGACGATTTATGACATAGGTGCCATCCTTCTTTCCGAATTTCACAGTCAGCACACCgtcctgaaaaattttaacttacTTAAGCatacgaatgaaaattattgctcGCTCAAAGCTAAAAATATCAAGAGACTAAACTCACTCCAAACGAAACATCGGCATCTTCCAAATGACCCGCCTTTTCTATCAGTTCATCGAAGTACTCAGTAAGCGATTCCAATGTGTCGTTGCTTATCTTATCAAACTGCACAGAATTGAGTTCCCTATAATAGTTACGATTCTAAGGCCCTGACAGTACATATTTTAGATATAAATTGTTAACTAGTGCGGTGAAGAGGGGTAACATAAGATTTAATCGAACGTTGATTTGTTGTCCCAATAAATTACATGTGGTATCTGGTGTCTGACGCTTAGATTCAACTTATTAGAATTGTAGAaatgttgtaatatttttggggaaaaaaattgcagtttcAACTTACAGTTCAGGTTCGTAGGCTGGAGGTGTTTGCGAGGAATAATGAGCGTTAGTTGATCTCAGTCCCAAACTCTTGTATTGAAAACTAGACCATCTTCCAACAGTTTGTTTCACATAACCTTCAAACGTGCAGAAactcttttgaaaa encodes:
- the LOC124405560 gene encoding uncharacterized protein LOC124405560 isoform X3 encodes the protein MEIMEDGNLVDRVRILLQRDMKYYQEKQMVLSESICVGISGGKLDFPRHASFASTKIVAWWEAEFTTTFKESSGLSFTSKEYTEAADCAEVVKHSEPSEFVAMIVDTSEQLLAHLHTLTQEALDHADLTVLTATLGAAALVRNCLWNYDKKVKTVVSAQACSKIHKWFKSYQEMAEALAERLLDLHCRLISLYILTEANSLDWQSNQPFFEKERCSYVIQMWWLYMQGTKEDLWNTVPPKMAQRVFSGMLDESLTILTVRFVHGHPSLARCQQLWADVFNVLCCTANLSPATFVSANEMVGFNVNRLSIISRDIHSKCGELLVSLLLRGTPLNILYQVLRDGLENLNMLLPRRGPAPWLIISSPHLLPPSSENIDNLKQLADGPAIALEIKILGAQPQPDWGQLMKILLMRKHKISALLFQEFVKQSNGYKSDDRFTRKEKSKVDPKEQEGCGGFLCSGQTCSRPASSPALWAYSLTYISIIGDMDAMIVIIPALLQVSDWSNCLDRHQVWNQIRPPWLHALVTPLYPMMAPIVTTLLDAIKTGASIYQTMSLALACFSELYICAPAGLLRTASRINNNIPANCHPIGGSVLLQIMCAALYTSFSKVKADTNTNSSSSTSSNEPQLVAGGLDCNDTVSLAIALGEAICSIDEDDKHTLQIDSLLSVINERLESDDLRWPGIDPEGLPCAVAQAYADELLLTSEGRLAIKVIHEYVVHSSDWILNCLGIEEMATMAEAPRCIPNSPGKPPPAKPLLHMMFHIGSNPFDQLLVDYMQADWLRVLKIPQAITIERLRSQILKRPEFKDTVNLPQSDKEVTEALKLLCSTRKSSHLI
- the LOC124405560 gene encoding uncharacterized protein LOC124405560 isoform X5 yields the protein MEIMEDGNLVDRVRILLQRDMKYYQEKQMVLSESICVGISGGKLDFPRHASFASTKIVAWWEAEFTTTFKESSGLSFTSKEYTEAADCAEVVKHSEPSEFVAMIVDTSEQLLAHLHTLTQEALDHADLTVLTATLGAAALVRNCLWNYDKKVKTVVSAQACSKIHKWFKSYQEMAEALAERLLDLHCRLISLYILTEANSLDWQSNQPFFEKERCSYVIQMWWLYMQGTHNTQHKARVLVMTFCISIVLGTKEDLWNTVPPKMAQRVFSGMLDESLTILTVRFVHGHPSLARCQQLWADVFNVLCCTANLSPATFVSANEMVGFNVNRLSIISRDIHSKCGELLVSLLLRGTPLNILYQVLRDGLENLNMLLPRRGPAPWLIISSPHLLPPSSENIDNLKQLADGPAIALEIKILGAQPQPDWGQLMKILLMRKHKISALLFQEFVKQSNGYKSDDRFTRKEKSKVDPKEQEGCGGFLCSGQTCSRPASSPALWAYSLTYISIIGDMDAMIVIIPALLQVSDWSNCLDRHQVWNQIRPPWLHALVTPLYPMMAPIVTTLLDAIKTGASIYQTMSLALACFSELYICAPAGLLRTASRINNNIPANCHPIGGSVLLQIMCAALYTSFSKVKADTNTNSSSSTSSNEPQLVAGGLDCNDTVSLAIALGEAICSIDEDDKHTLQIDSLLSVINERLESDDLRWPGIDPEGDT
- the LOC124405560 gene encoding uncharacterized protein LOC124405560 isoform X4, translated to MEIMEDGNLVDRVRILLQRDMKYYQEKQMVLSESICVGISGGKLDFPRHASFASTKIVAWWEAEFTTTFKESSGLSFTSKEYTEAADCAEVVKHSEPSEFVAMIVDTSEQLLAHLHTLTQEALDHADLTVLTATLGAAALVRNCLWNYDKKVKTVVSAQACKIHKWFKSYQEMAEALAERLLDLHCRLISLYILTEANSLDWQSNQPFFEKERCSYVIQMWWLYMQGTKEDLWNTVPPKMAQRVFSGMLDESLTILTVRFVHGHPSLARCQQLWADVFNVLCCTANLSPATFVSANEMVGFNVNRLSIISRDIHSKCGELLVSLLLRGTPLNILYQVLRDGLENLNMLLPRRGPAPWLIISSPHLLPPSSENIDNLKQLADGPAIALEIKILGAQPQPDWGQLMKILLMRKHKISALLFQEFVKQSNGYKSDDRFTRKEKSKVDPKEQEGCGGFLCSGQTCSRPASSPALWAYSLTYISIIGDMDAMIVIIPALLQVSDWSNCLDRHQVWNQIRPPWLHALVTPLYPMMAPIVTTLLDAIKTGASIYQTMSLALACFSELYICAPAGLLRTASRINNNIPANCHPIGGSVLLQIMCAALYTSFSKVKADTNTNSSSSTSSNEPQLVAGGLDCNDTVSLAIALGEAICSIDEDDKHTLQIDSLLSVINERLESDDLRWPGIDPEGLPCAVAQAYADELLLTSEGRLAIKVIHEYVVHSSDWILNCLGIEEMATMAEAPRCIPNSPGKPPPAKPLLHMMFHIGSNPFDQLLVDYMQADWLRVLKIPQAITIERLRSQILKRPEFKDTVNLPQSDKEVTEALKLLCSTRKSSHLI
- the LOC124405560 gene encoding uncharacterized protein LOC124405560 isoform X1, yielding MEIMEDGNLVDRVRILLQRDMKYYQEKQMVLSESICVGISGGKLDFPRHASFASTKIVAWWEAEFTTTFKESSGLSFTSKEYTEAADCAEVVKHSEPSEFVAMIVDTSEQLLAHLHTLTQEALDHADLTVLTATLGAAALVRNCLWNYDKKVKTVVSAQACSKIHKWFKSYQEMAEALAERLLDLHCRLISLYILTEANSLDWQSNQPFFEKERCSYVIQMWWLYMQGTHNTQHKARVLVMTFCISIVLGTKEDLWNTVPPKMAQRVFSGMLDESLTILTVRFVHGHPSLARCQQLWADVFNVLCCTANLSPATFVSANEMVGFNVNRLSIISRDIHSKCGELLVSLLLRGTPLNILYQVLRDGLENLNMLLPRRGPAPWLIISSPHLLPPSSENIDNLKQLADGPAIALEIKILGAQPQPDWGQLMKILLMRKHKISALLFQEFVKQSNGYKSDDRFTRKEKSKVDPKEQEGCGGFLCSGQTCSRPASSPALWAYSLTYISIIGDMDAMIVIIPALLQVSDWSNCLDRHQVWNQIRPPWLHALVTPLYPMMAPIVTTLLDAIKTGASIYQTMSLALACFSELYICAPAGLLRTASRINNNIPANCHPIGGSVLLQIMCAALYTSFSKVKADTNTNSSSSTSSNEPQLVAGGLDCNDTVSLAIALGEAICSIDEDDKHTLQIDSLLSVINERLESDDLRWPGIDPEGLPCAVAQAYADELLLTSEGRLAIKVIHEYVVHSSDWILNCLGIEEMATMAEAPRCIPNSPGKPPPAKPLLHMMFHIGSNPFDQLLVDYMQADWLRVLKIPQAITIERLRSQILKRPEFKDTVNLPQSDKEVTEALKLLCSTRKSSHLI
- the LOC124405641 gene encoding frataxin homolog, mitochondrial, whose protein sequence is MISRIVRSKPILKTLIKTASDITHRRCVREVSNFQKSFCTFEGYVKQTVGRWSSFQYKSLGLRSTNAHYSSQTPPAYEPELELNSVQFDKISNDTLESLTEYFDELIEKAGHLEDADVSFGDGVLTVKFGKKDGTYVINRQTPNKQIWLSSPKSGPKRYDFVDGKWVYKHDGKTLHDLLNKEIPAIIRNQASFDRCSYSGKEQYSDKGLPSSIPD
- the LOC124405560 gene encoding uncharacterized protein LOC124405560 isoform X2, giving the protein MEIMEDGNLVDRVRILLQRDMKYYQEKQMVLSESICVGISGGKLDFPRHASFASTKIVAWWEAEFTTTFKESSGLSFTSKEYTEAADCAEVVKHSEPSEFVAMIVDTSEQLLAHLHTLTQEALDHADLTVLTATLGAAALVRNCLWNYDKKVKTVVSAQACKIHKWFKSYQEMAEALAERLLDLHCRLISLYILTEANSLDWQSNQPFFEKERCSYVIQMWWLYMQGTHNTQHKARVLVMTFCISIVLGTKEDLWNTVPPKMAQRVFSGMLDESLTILTVRFVHGHPSLARCQQLWADVFNVLCCTANLSPATFVSANEMVGFNVNRLSIISRDIHSKCGELLVSLLLRGTPLNILYQVLRDGLENLNMLLPRRGPAPWLIISSPHLLPPSSENIDNLKQLADGPAIALEIKILGAQPQPDWGQLMKILLMRKHKISALLFQEFVKQSNGYKSDDRFTRKEKSKVDPKEQEGCGGFLCSGQTCSRPASSPALWAYSLTYISIIGDMDAMIVIIPALLQVSDWSNCLDRHQVWNQIRPPWLHALVTPLYPMMAPIVTTLLDAIKTGASIYQTMSLALACFSELYICAPAGLLRTASRINNNIPANCHPIGGSVLLQIMCAALYTSFSKVKADTNTNSSSSTSSNEPQLVAGGLDCNDTVSLAIALGEAICSIDEDDKHTLQIDSLLSVINERLESDDLRWPGIDPEGLPCAVAQAYADELLLTSEGRLAIKVIHEYVVHSSDWILNCLGIEEMATMAEAPRCIPNSPGKPPPAKPLLHMMFHIGSNPFDQLLVDYMQADWLRVLKIPQAITIERLRSQILKRPEFKDTVNLPQSDKEVTEALKLLCSTRKSSHLI